One genomic segment of Ricinus communis isolate WT05 ecotype wild-type chromosome 5, ASM1957865v1, whole genome shotgun sequence includes these proteins:
- the LOC8287239 gene encoding uncharacterized protein LOC8287239 isoform X2, with amino-acid sequence MVLVQSLKLSLPSSSSSLTNSFLFEPNSLSLALMHSDSSISLFPSLSFPSLSSLPNKPQTLVPSPSSSSSFIILQQNTPDNPTVLFLVAGPYKGGSQILFRFFILQDHVFTKVKVVCTQEGLEFDPKLGVLMDANHGVSIKIVGSVNFFVMYSVSSRKVWVFALKRIGDGDRDEVKLMRCAVIDCCLPVWSISVSFGFLILGEDNGVRVFNLRQLVKGNVKKIKISNSNGNLDMVNGKLESKGFRLPNGMVGSDHHSISTSCNGFLDGKIDKHSISVKQKFVRCRQDSGEGGACFVAFESKEVEGLKLTVKAVSIQALSSKKFMILDSNGDLHILCLSNPAGGSNIRNANFLDIRWTTFSAHDDGV; translated from the exons ATGGTACTTGTCCAATCTTTAAAACTCTCtctcccttcttcttcttcttcacttacaaattctttccttttcgaACCAAATTCACTTTCTTTAGCTTTAATGCATTCTGATTCCTCtatttctctctttccttccctttcttttccttcactTTCCTCTCTTCCAAACAAACCTCAAACCCTAGTCCCTTCtccttcatcttcttcatcttttatTATCCTTCAGCAGAACACCCCTGATAACCCTACCGTTCTCTTTCTTGTTGCTGGTCCTTATAAGGGTGGGTCTCAGATTCTTTTTAGGTTCTTTATTTTGCAAGATCATGTTTTTACTAAAGTTAAAGTTGTCTGTACCCAAGAGGGACTTGAGTTTGATCCGAAGTTGGGAGTTTTAATGGATGCGAACCATGgagtttctataaaaattgtTGGGTCTGTTAATTTCTTTGTTATGTATTCTGTTTCTAGTAGGAAAGTTTGGGTTTTTGCCTTGAAGCGTATTGGTGATGGTGATCGTGATGAGGTGAAATTGATGAGGTGTGCTGTTATTGATTGTTGCCTTCCTGTTTGGTCTATTAGTGTTTCCTTTGGGTTCTTGATTTTGGGTGAGGATAATGGAGTTAGGGTTTTCAATTTGAGGCAGTTAGTGAAGGGGAAcgttaagaaaataaagatttctAATTCCAATGGGAATTTGGATATGGTAAATGGGAAATTGGAGAGTAAAGGATTCAGATTGCCAAATGGAATGGTTGGGAGTGATCATCATAGTATTTCAACTTCTTGCAATGGCTTCTTGGATGGGAAGATTGACAAGCATTCTATCTCAG TAAAGCAGAAGTTTGTTAGATGCAGACAAGATTCTGGTGAAGGTGGTGCATGTTTTGTGGCATTTGAGAGCAAAGAGGTTGAGGGCTTAAAATTAACTGTGAAGGCAGTTTCCATCCAGGCACTGTCTTCCAAAAAGTTTATGATTTTGGATTCTAATGGAGATTTGCATATCTTGTGCCTGTCTAACCCTGCTGGTGGATCAAACATCAG GAATGCAAACTTTCTGGATATCAGATGGACTACATTCAGTGCACATGATGATGGCGTCTGA
- the LOC8287239 gene encoding uncharacterized protein LOC8287239 isoform X1 has protein sequence MVLVQSLKLSLPSSSSSLTNSFLFEPNSLSLALMHSDSSISLFPSLSFPSLSSLPNKPQTLVPSPSSSSSFIILQQNTPDNPTVLFLVAGPYKGGSQILFRFFILQDHVFTKVKVVCTQEGLEFDPKLGVLMDANHGVSIKIVGSVNFFVMYSVSSRKVWVFALKRIGDGDRDEVKLMRCAVIDCCLPVWSISVSFGFLILGEDNGVRVFNLRQLVKGNVKKIKISNSNGNLDMVNGKLESKGFRLPNGMVGSDHHSISTSCNGFLDGKIDKHSISVKQKFVRCRQDSGEGGACFVAFESKEVEGLKLTVKAVSIQALSSKKFMILDSNGDLHILCLSNPAGGSNIRFHMMHLPHSMKVQKLAVLPDISSRMQTFWISDGLHSVHMMMASEVDVAVNQNHGDDNQENQMETSVIQAIFAGEKIHDLVPVSANAILILGQAYIFAYAMP, from the exons ATGGTACTTGTCCAATCTTTAAAACTCTCtctcccttcttcttcttcttcacttacaaattctttccttttcgaACCAAATTCACTTTCTTTAGCTTTAATGCATTCTGATTCCTCtatttctctctttccttccctttcttttccttcactTTCCTCTCTTCCAAACAAACCTCAAACCCTAGTCCCTTCtccttcatcttcttcatcttttatTATCCTTCAGCAGAACACCCCTGATAACCCTACCGTTCTCTTTCTTGTTGCTGGTCCTTATAAGGGTGGGTCTCAGATTCTTTTTAGGTTCTTTATTTTGCAAGATCATGTTTTTACTAAAGTTAAAGTTGTCTGTACCCAAGAGGGACTTGAGTTTGATCCGAAGTTGGGAGTTTTAATGGATGCGAACCATGgagtttctataaaaattgtTGGGTCTGTTAATTTCTTTGTTATGTATTCTGTTTCTAGTAGGAAAGTTTGGGTTTTTGCCTTGAAGCGTATTGGTGATGGTGATCGTGATGAGGTGAAATTGATGAGGTGTGCTGTTATTGATTGTTGCCTTCCTGTTTGGTCTATTAGTGTTTCCTTTGGGTTCTTGATTTTGGGTGAGGATAATGGAGTTAGGGTTTTCAATTTGAGGCAGTTAGTGAAGGGGAAcgttaagaaaataaagatttctAATTCCAATGGGAATTTGGATATGGTAAATGGGAAATTGGAGAGTAAAGGATTCAGATTGCCAAATGGAATGGTTGGGAGTGATCATCATAGTATTTCAACTTCTTGCAATGGCTTCTTGGATGGGAAGATTGACAAGCATTCTATCTCAG TAAAGCAGAAGTTTGTTAGATGCAGACAAGATTCTGGTGAAGGTGGTGCATGTTTTGTGGCATTTGAGAGCAAAGAGGTTGAGGGCTTAAAATTAACTGTGAAGGCAGTTTCCATCCAGGCACTGTCTTCCAAAAAGTTTATGATTTTGGATTCTAATGGAGATTTGCATATCTTGTGCCTGTCTAACCCTGCTGGTGGATCAAACATCAGGTTTCACATGATGCATTTGCCTCACAGTATGAAAGTGCAAAAGCTGGCTGTTCTTCCTGATATTTCTTCAA GAATGCAAACTTTCTGGATATCAGATGGACTACATTCAGTGCACATGATGATGGCGTCTGAAGTGGATGTTGCTGTTAATCAAAATCATGGAGATGACAATCAGGAAAATCAAATGGAAACCTCGG TTATTCAAGCAATCTTTGCTGGTGAAAAGATACACGACCTTGTACCAGTGAGTGCAAATGCTATTCTAATTCTTGGACAAG CATACATATTTGCATATGCAATGCCCTGA